Within Caulobacter segnis, the genomic segment ATCCAGGCGGTCCAGCTCGGCCCGAAGATCCTCGATCTCACGGCGGGTGTCGGCGGCCTGCTGGCGATCCTTGGCGCGCTGGGCCTCGATGGCGCGATCGGCGCGCTGCCAGCCAACCACGGCCGTGGGAACGGCGAGGGCCAGGGCCACGAGGCCGATGACGAGTCGTGAGCGGGACATCGCTCGATCTCTAGCCCTAATCGCGGTGATAGGGCGAGCCCGACAGGATGGTGGCGGCGCGATAGACCTGCTCGGCCAGCATCGCCCGAGCCAGGGCGTGCGGCCAGGTCTGCACGCCAAAGGCCATGGTCTCGTTGGCGGCCGACAGGATCGAGGGATCCAGACCGTCGGCGCCGCCGATCAGGAACACCACGCGGCGATGGCCGTCGTCGCGCAGCCGGGCCAGGTGATCGGCAAAGGCGCGGCTCTTCCAGGCCTTGCCGTGCTCGTCGCAGGCCACGACATAGGCGCCCTCCAGGTGCGGCCGCAGCACCTCGGCCTCGGCGGCCTTGCCGGGTTTCCTGGCCTCGACCTCGACGATCTCGACAGGGCCCAGGGCCAGGGCGCGACCGGACGCGGTGGCGCGGGACGCATAGTCCAGGGCCAGTTGCGCCTCGACCATGCGGCCGAGTTTTCCGACGGTGAGGATGGTGATCTTCATCGGGAAACAGGGCTCGAGGCCGCTATCCCTTCACGAGACAGCGGCCGAGCGCGAGAGATCAGTTCGCAGCCGTACGGTGCGGGGCGTCGACCGCCCAGATCTTCTCGATGTTGTAGAAGCTGCGCACTTCGGGGCGGAACAGGTGGATGACGACGTCGCCGGCGTCGATCAGCACCCAGTCGCAATGCGGTAGGCCTTCGACCCGCGCCTTGCCGAAGCCGTTTTCCTTCAGCGCCCGCAGGATGTGATCGGCCAGAGCGCCGACGTGACGGTGCGAACGGCCGGACGCCACGATCAGGCTGTCGGCGACCGAGCTCTTGTCCGTCAGGTCGATGTGGACGATGTCCTGGGCCTTGTCGTCGTCCAGGCGGGTGAGGATCAGGCGCTCCAGCGCCTTCACGTCGAGGGGCAGACTCAGGCCCGGGGATTCAGTCGAGGACTCGGCGCCGGCCGAGCCTTCGTGCGCACTTTGCGCGGGGTCGCTACGCAGCGGATTGCTCCTTATGGGGTCGCTGTGGATATCCCTCATAGCACGGAATTGGAGAAACCGTGAGGGGGTGATGGCCGAACGCTGTTTGGCCGCGCGGCGTGAGGCCTCCGCGCCACGCCGGAAAGCTTGGCCTTCAGCCTTTCGGCCGCCCTGTCTGCCGCGACCTCAAAGCCGTCGAGGAGGCGAAGTTCAGTGGGCCGGTCAGGTAGACCCAGGCCGGGGCCGTGGCGTCGGGCAGGCGCGCGGCGGCGCTGGCCGGCCAGCGGGCGAAGGCGAAGCGGCGGGCGGCCGGGGCGGTGCGGGCTTTCAGCGCGATCCAGGGCCGCGAGATCACCGCCACCGGAACCTCGCGCATGATCTGGGTCCAGCCGCGCCAGCGGTGGAAGGTGGCCAGGCTGTCGGCGCCCATCACCCAGACGAACTTCACGCCCGGATAGCGCGCCCGAAGAACCCGCAGAGTGTCGATCGTGTACCGCGAACCCAGCCGCGTCTCGGCGTCGGAGACGATCATGCCCGAGCCGCGCGCCCAGCGGCGGGCGGCGGCCATGCGCTCAGCCACGGGACGGGTCTCGTGCGAGGACTTCAGCGGGTTCTGCGGCGAGACTAGCCAGATGACCCGGTCCAGCTCCAGGCGACGCATGGCCGTCTCGGCGACGTGGGCGTGGCCCTCGTGCGCCGGGTTGAAGCTGCCGCCGAACAGGCCGACGCGCATCCCGGGCTCCAGGTGGAACCCGAGGCGCTGGGCGTTGGGCCGGCCGGCCTCAGGGACGAGTCTGGCCGGTCCCGCGAACCACATACTTGAACGTCGTCAGTTGCTCGGCCCCAACCGGGCCGCGGGCGTGAAGCTTGTCGGTGGCGATGCCGATCTCGGCCCCGAAGCCGAATTCGCCGCCGTCGGCGAACTGGGTCGAGGCGTTGACCAGCACGATGGCGCTGTCGACCGCCGCCACGAAGGCGTCGGCGGCGGCCGCGTCTTCGGTGACGATCGCGTCGGTGTGGCCCGAGCCATGGGCGGCGATATGGGCGGCCGCGCCGTCCACGCCATCGACCACGGCCACGGCCAGGATCGGCGCCAGGTATTCGGTGGTCCAGTCCTCCCGGGTCGCCGTCGTCATGGACGGCACGATGGCGCGGGCGGCGGCGTCGCCGCGCAGTTCACAGCCGGCTTTCACCAGCGCGTCGGCGATCGGCGGCAGCAGGGTCTCGGCGGCGGCCCTGTCGACGAGCAGGGTCTCGGCCGAACCACAGACCGACACCCGGCGCAGCTTGGCGTTGACGACGATGTCGACGGCCTTCTTCGGGTCGGCGGCCGCGTGGACGAAGACGTGGTTCAGGCCTTCCAGGTGACCCAGCACCGGGGCGCGGGCCTCGGCCTGGACGCGGGCGACCAGGCTCTTGCCGCCGCGCGGGATGATCAGGTCGATGGCCTTGTCCAGGCCCGACAGGATGGCGCCGACGGCGGCGCGGTCCGGGGTCTTCACCGCCTGGACGGCGGCGGCGGGCAGGCCGGCGGCCTTCAAGCCGCGTTCGATCGCGGCGTGGATGGCGAGGTTGGAGTCGATGCACTCCGAACCGCCGCGCAGGATCACCGCGTTGCCCGAGCGCACGCACAGCGCCGCGGCGTCGGCGGTGACGTTCGGGCGGCTCTCGTAGATCATGGCGATCACGCCGATCGGGGTGCGCACGCGACTGATGTCCAGGCCGTTGGGCCGGGTCCAGCGCGCGGTGGCCACGCCGATGGGATCGGGGATGTCGGCCACGGCCTCGACGCCCGCCGCCACGCCTTCCAGGCGTTTCTCGTCCAGCAGCAGGCGTTCCTGCATGGGAGCGGTCAGGCCATTGGCGCCGGCGCGGGCCAGATCCCTGGCGTTGGCGGCCAGAATGACGGCGGCGTCCCGGCGGATCTCTGCGGCCATGGCCCGGATGGCGGCGGTGCGCTGCTCTGGCGTGGCGAGGCGAAGCGCGCGCGCGCCCTCGCGGGCCGTCCGGCCCATCCCCGCCATTGTCGCCTGCAAGCTGGCGCCCGCGTCGTCCATCGTCCCGGTCCTAATCCTAATGGCCCTGGTAAGTTATGCTCAGGTTGAGGCTTACCTAGGCGCTTTCCGGCAAGGATGAAACCGGCTTCGTCTGAAAACGGATGGAGTTTCGCTGCGTGGCCGATGCAGGCCCGGGTTTCGAAGAGGTTTCCGTGTCACAGGGCGCCAGTTCTTCGCGAACAGGTCACCTTGCCGCCTTATGGAAGCCCGTGAGCGCACCTATCTGTGCGTTCGAGGAGTCCATGGACAGTTTGCTTTCCCCCGTCAGCGCGTTCGTTTCGCAACACCAGGCTTGGGCCGGCCCGATTCTCGGGGCCCTGACCTTGCTGGAATCGATGTTCCTGATCGGAGCGTTCGTGCCGGCGACGGCCTTGATGCTGCTGGCCGGCGGCCTGATCGCCAGCGGCGCGCTGGATCCCGTCGAGGTGTTCTTCTGGTGCGTGGCCGGCGCGGTGCTGGGCGACGCCATCTCGTTCCAGATCGGCCGCCAACTGGGCGCGCGCGCCCTGCGCCATCCGGCCCTGCGGTCACGCCGCCGCGCCGTGGCGCGCACGCGCCTCTATGCCAGCCGCTATGGCGTGGTGTCGGTCTTCGTGGGCCGGTTCTTCGGGCCTCTACGCGCTTTCGTGCCGGTGATGGTCGGCATGCTGCAGATGCGCGCCTGGGTCTTTCAGGTCGCCAACGTCGTCTCGGCGATGCTGTGGGTCGGCGTCCTGCTGGCGCCGGGCTACCTGGCCGCGCGAGGCCTAGCGCTGCTGGAGCTGGAAGGCTGGGCGCTGTGGCCGCTTCTGGGCGGCGGCGCGGCCATCGTCCTGGGCGGCTCGGCCCTGATCAACGCGTTGCGCCGGTCGGCCCAGCGTCGGCGCGCGGCGCTGCCGGCGACCCTCTAAGGGCGCCGGCCTTTTCGCTCGTCCTATTCGGCATCCCAGGCGTAGGCCTTGTCCAGCCAGTCGCCCAGGCGCCCGTCCGGTTGGGCCAGGCCGTGGATGCGGGTCATCTCGTCGTCGGTGAGGGCGAAGTCGAGAATGTCGAAATTCTCCTCGACGCGCTTGGGGTTGCTGGTGCGCGGGATGGCGATGACGCCCTGCTGGATCAGCCAGCGCAGGGTGACCTGGCCCGGGGTCTTGCCGTGAGCGCGGCCGATCTCGATCAGCGTCAGATCCTGGCCGACCTTGCCCTGCGCCAGGGGCGACCAGGCGGTGATCGAGACGCCCAGGGCCTCGGCCTTGGCCTTCAGGGTCTTGAGCGAGAGATAGGGGTGATACTCGACCTGGTCGGTGGCGATCGGCGCCTCCGACAGCTTGGCGGCCTCTTCCAGCTGGGCCGCGGGAAAGTTCGACACGCCGATGGCCCGCGTCCAGCCGCGCGAACGGACCTCGTTCAGCGCCTTCAGGGTTTCGACCAGCGGGACCTCGGGCTTGGGCCAGTGCAGCAGCAGCAGGTCGACATGGTCGACGCCCAGGCGCTCCAGGCTCTTCTCGGTCGAGCGCTGCAAATCACCGTCGGCGAACTTGTCGATCCAGACCTTGGTGGTCAGGAAGATCTCGTCGCGCTTGATCCCGCTGGCCTTGATCGCCCGACCGACCTCGCGTTCGTTGCCGTAGATCTGGGCGGTGTCGATGTGGCGATAGCCGACCTCCAGCGCCTTCTCGACCAGCGTGACGGCCGCCTCGTTCTCCAGCTGCCAGGTGCCGAAGCCGAGGGCGGGGATCAGGACGTCGCCGGAGCGGACGGCGGGAACGAGCTTGGACATGAAGAACTCCGGAAAAGGCGTCAGGCGGATATGGGGGCGGGGTGGGCCTGGTCCCAGGCCTTCACGACCGTCTTGGGCGCGGTGGCGCGCCATTGGCGCAGGACCAGTCGCTGGACCGTGCCGGAATGGGCCTTGTCCAGGCGAACCAGCACATAGGGGTAGTTCTTGAAGTGGTCGGTGAAATGGAACACGTCCGGCTCGGCCTCGACCAGCATCTCGCGCTCGTCGAAGGGCACGGCCGGGCAGACCAGGCTCTCGCCGTCCTCGAACAGGCGGGTCAGGAACTTGCCGTGCGCCTTCAGGCACGGGCGGCCATAGGACGTGCCGTCCTCGACGCCGGGCAGTTTGAACGCGAAGGCTCTGACGTCTTCGTAGGTCATGGGCAAGCTCTCCCCAGCGCGACTATATGTGGTGAATGGACACCGAGAACACCCTGAAGACGCCGGTCCTGGTGCTGGGCGCGACCAGCCTGATCGGCGACCACCTGCTGCGGCGGCTGGTCGCCGAGGGTTTCGACCCCGTGGCCTTCAGCCGCCGGCCGCCGTCGGAGGACGCCTGCTGGATCGGCGGCGACCTGAAGGACGCGGACCTGGAAGAGCGCCTGCCGCCGGCGGCCACGGTGTTCTCGCTGT encodes:
- the rsfS gene encoding ribosome silencing factor gives rise to the protein MRSDPAQSAHEGSAGAESSTESPGLSLPLDVKALERLILTRLDDDKAQDIVHIDLTDKSSVADSLIVASGRSHRHVGALADHILRALKENGFGKARVEGLPHCDWVLIDAGDVVIHLFRPEVRSFYNIEKIWAVDAPHRTAAN
- a CDS encoding glutamate-5-semialdehyde dehydrogenase, which gives rise to MDDAGASLQATMAGMGRTAREGARALRLATPEQRTAAIRAMAAEIRRDAAVILAANARDLARAGANGLTAPMQERLLLDEKRLEGVAAGVEAVADIPDPIGVATARWTRPNGLDISRVRTPIGVIAMIYESRPNVTADAAALCVRSGNAVILRGGSECIDSNLAIHAAIERGLKAAGLPAAAVQAVKTPDRAAVGAILSGLDKAIDLIIPRGGKSLVARVQAEARAPVLGHLEGLNHVFVHAAADPKKAVDIVVNAKLRRVSVCGSAETLLVDRAAAETLLPPIADALVKAGCELRGDAAARAIVPSMTTATREDWTTEYLAPILAVAVVDGVDGAAAHIAAHGSGHTDAIVTEDAAAADAFVAAVDSAIVLVNASTQFADGGEFGFGAEIGIATDKLHARGPVGAEQLTTFKYVVRGTGQTRP
- a CDS encoding MmcQ/YjbR family DNA-binding protein encodes the protein MPMTYEDVRAFAFKLPGVEDGTSYGRPCLKAHGKFLTRLFEDGESLVCPAVPFDEREMLVEAEPDVFHFTDHFKNYPYVLVRLDKAHSGTVQRLVLRQWRATAPKTVVKAWDQAHPAPISA
- a CDS encoding nicotinate-nucleotide adenylyltransferase: MWFAGPARLVPEAGRPNAQRLGFHLEPGMRVGLFGGSFNPAHEGHAHVAETAMRRLELDRVIWLVSPQNPLKSSHETRPVAERMAAARRWARGSGMIVSDAETRLGSRYTIDTLRVLRARYPGVKFVWVMGADSLATFHRWRGWTQIMREVPVAVISRPWIALKARTAPAARRFAFARWPASAAARLPDATAPAWVYLTGPLNFASSTALRSRQTGRPKG
- a CDS encoding DedA family protein yields the protein MDSLLSPVSAFVSQHQAWAGPILGALTLLESMFLIGAFVPATALMLLAGGLIASGALDPVEVFFWCVAGAVLGDAISFQIGRQLGARALRHPALRSRRRAVARTRLYASRYGVVSVFVGRFFGPLRAFVPVMVGMLQMRAWVFQVANVVSAMLWVGVLLAPGYLAARGLALLELEGWALWPLLGGGAAIVLGGSALINALRRSAQRRRAALPATL
- the rlmH gene encoding 23S rRNA (pseudouridine(1915)-N(3))-methyltransferase RlmH; this encodes MKITILTVGKLGRMVEAQLALDYASRATASGRALALGPVEIVEVEARKPGKAAEAEVLRPHLEGAYVVACDEHGKAWKSRAFADHLARLRDDGHRRVVFLIGGADGLDPSILSAANETMAFGVQTWPHALARAMLAEQVYRAATILSGSPYHRD
- a CDS encoding aldo/keto reductase, producing the protein MSKLVPAVRSGDVLIPALGFGTWQLENEAAVTLVEKALEVGYRHIDTAQIYGNEREVGRAIKASGIKRDEIFLTTKVWIDKFADGDLQRSTEKSLERLGVDHVDLLLLHWPKPEVPLVETLKALNEVRSRGWTRAIGVSNFPAAQLEEAAKLSEAPIATDQVEYHPYLSLKTLKAKAEALGVSITAWSPLAQGKVGQDLTLIEIGRAHGKTPGQVTLRWLIQQGVIAIPRTSNPKRVEENFDILDFALTDDEMTRIHGLAQPDGRLGDWLDKAYAWDAE